Proteins from one Cicer arietinum cultivar CDC Frontier isolate Library 1 chromosome 3, Cicar.CDCFrontier_v2.0, whole genome shotgun sequence genomic window:
- the LOC101512694 gene encoding acetylornithine aminotransferase, mitochondrial has product MAAQICATITTCKSSFTNKITQFINNNQHFPQKLHFPNSLVPPCASLKLDVGAPNTNAEESVAKKKAKEVIEEEGKYIVGTYARTPIVLERGKGCKVYDVEGNEYLDLSGGIAVNSLGHGDEDWLKAVVEQAAVLTHVSNIYHSIPQVELAKSLVTSSFADRVFFANSGTEANEAAIKFSRKYQQHVSTDSKVPATEFIAFSNCFHGRTLGALALTSKVQYRAPFEPVMPGVTFLEYGNALAAVELIRQGKIAAVFVEPIQGEGGVYSATKEFLQSLRNACDEAGTLLVFDEVQCGLGRSGYLWAHEPYGVFPDIMTLAKPLAGGLPIGAVLVTERVASAINYGDHGSTFAGGPLICSAALAVMNKISKPEFLSDVSKKGLYFKELLKQKLGGNSHVKEIRGVGLIVGIDLDVSASPYVDACRNSGLLVLTAGKGNVVRLVPPLIITEKELEHAADILSQTLPVLDAN; this is encoded by the exons ATGGCTGCTCAAATTTGTGCAACCATCACAACATGCAAATCCTCATTCACAAACAAAATCACCCAATTCATCAACAACAACCAACATTTTCCCCAAAAGCTTCACTTTCCCAATTCATTGGTGCCGCCATGCGCATCCCTTAAATTAGATGTAGGAGCACCCAACACAAATGCAGAGGAAAGTGTGGCGAAGAAGAAAGCGAAAGAGGTGATTGAGGAAGAAGGGAAGTACATAGTGGGTACTTATGCAAGGACACCGATTGTGCTTGAGAGAGGGAAAGGGTGTAAAGTGTATGATGTTGAAGGGAATGAGTATTTGGATTTGAGTGGTGGGATTGCTGTTAATTCACTTGGTCATGGTGATGAGGATTGGTTGAAAGCTGTTGTTGAACAAGCTGCTGTGCTTACTCATGTTAGCAATATTTATCACTCTATTCCCCAG GTAGAACTTGCAAAGAGTTTAGTAACTTCTTCTTTTGCTGATCGTGTATTTTTTGCAAATTCCGGAACTGAAGCAAATGAAGCAGCTATTAAATTTTCTAGAAAATATCAGCAACACGTAAGTACTGACAGCAAAGTGCCAGCTACTGAGTTCATAGCTTTTAGCAATTGTTTCCATGGGAGAACCCTGGGTGCACTTGCTTTGACAAGTAAAGTGCAGTACAGAGCACCTTTTGAACCTGTTATGCCTGGAGTGACCTTTTTAGAGTATGGAAATGCACTGGCCGCTGTTGAGTTAATTCGACAGGGCAAGATTGCTGCAGTTTTTGTGGAACCGATCCAAGGAGAAGGGGGAGTATACAGTGCTACAAAAGAATTTCTACAGTCTCTGCGAAATGCTTGTGATGAAGCTGGAACACTTCTTGTGTTTGATGAG GTTCAATGTGGTTTAGGTAGATCAGGATATCTTTGGGCTCATGAGCCTTATGGAGTCTTCCCAGACATAATGACACTTGCCAAGCCTCTTGCTGGAGGTCTACCTATTGGAGCTGTCCTCGTAACCGAGAGAGTTGCGTCCGCTATAAATTACGGCGACCATGGAAGTACTTTCGCAGGAGGTCCACTAATTTGTAGTGCTGCTCTTGCAGTTATGAACAAAATATCCAAACCCGAGTTCCTATCTGATGTATCAAAGAAAGGTCTATACTTCAAAGAACTACTGAAACAGAAATTGGGAGGAAATTCGCACGTGAAAGAGATTCGTGGTGTGGGGCTAATTGTAGGAATCGATTTAGATGTGTCCGCGTCACCATACGTAGACGCTTGCCGAAATTCTGGACTTCTAGTATTGACAGCTGGAAAAGGTAATGTTGTTAGGCTTGTTCCGCCGTTGATTATAACAGAAAAGGAGCTCGAGCATGCAGCTGATATTCTATCCCAAACTTTGCCTGTTTTGGATGCCAATTAA
- the LOC101512381 gene encoding uncharacterized protein: protein HPTNSIQRQHLCPRHHSIDIPLPQPPQQQQQQTRNKHHPPFKPQNPPFFSLSLALSSAAFHLLRRLQKRRSLFFLSLPLLYLYFHASRSFFIDFLTALAFSTALLFSLNIALPSLRSFPLNLNLHKLHSNSSSSSRSPPPLPVFWTIGSRPKSEKRLGSGCWVQVFGNGDVYEGEFHRGKCSGSGVYYYSMSGRYEGDWIDGRYDGYGVETWARGSRYRGQYRQGLRHGFGVYRFYTGDVYGGEWSNGQSHGCGVHTCEDGSRYVGEFKWGVKHGLGHYHFRNGDTYSGEYFADKMHGFGVYRFANGHRYEGAWHEGRRQGLGMYTFRNGETQSGHWQNGVLDIPSTQNTTYPVSPVGVNHSKVLNAVQEARRAGEKAYDLSKVDERVNRAVAAANRAANAARVAAVKAVQKQMHHHVNNESFPIPVM from the exons CACCCAACAAATTCAATCCAACGTCAACACCTCTGTCCACGTCATCACTCCATCGACATCCCCCTTCCACAACcaccacaacaacaacaacaacaaacccGTAACAAACATCATCCGCCTTTCAAGCCACAAAATCCACCCTTCTTCTCTCTCTCCCTTGCCCTCTCCTCCGCCGCCTTTCACCTCCTCCGCCGCCTCCAAAAACGCCGCTCcctcttcttcctctccctccctCTCCTCTACCTTTACTTCCACGCTTCTCGGTCTTTCTTCATCGATTTCCTCACCGCCTTAGCTTTCTCAACCGCGTTACTGTTCTCCCTCAACATCGCTCTTCCTTCGTTACGCTCTTTTCCTCTTAACCTTAACCTCCATAAACTCCATTCAAATTCCTCCTCTTCTTCGCGTTCCCCTCCTCCTCTTCCCGTTTTCTGGACCATTGGATCCCGGCCCAAATCGGAGAAGCGATTGGGCTCGGGTTGTTGGGTCCAGGTTTTCGGAAACGGCGACGTTTACGAAGGGGAGTTTCATAGAGGAAAGTGTTCAGGGAGCGGTGTTTATTATTATAGTATGAGTGGGAGATATGAAGGGGATTGGATTGATGGAAGATATGATGGGTATGGTGTTGAAACATGGGCGCGTGGAAGCCGTTATCGAGGGCAATATCGTCAAGGATTGAGACATGGATTTGGTGTTTATAGGTTTTATACTGGGGATGTTTATGGTGGTGAATGGTCTAATGGACAGAGTCATGGATGTGGTGTTCATACTTGTGAAGATGGGAGTAGATATGTTGGGGAATTTAAATGGGGTGTTAAACACGGTCTTGGTCACTACCATTTCAG AAACGGAGACACATACTCGGGGGAGTACTTTGCGGATAAGATGCATGGATTTGGAGTATATCGTTTTGCAAATGGTCATCGATATGAAGGAGCCTGGCATGAGGGAAGAAGGCAAGGACTTGGAATGTATACATTTAGAAATGGCGAAACCCAATCCGGTCACTGGCAAAATGGAGTCCTTGACATTCCAAGCACGCAGAACACCACTTACCCAGTTTCTCCTGTTGGTGTCAATCATTCCAAAGTACTCAATGCAGTGCAG GAAGCAAGACGAGCGGGAGAGAAAGCTTATGATTTGTCGAAGGTAGATGAAAGGGTAAACAGAGCAGTAGCAGCTGCTAATAGAGCAGCCAATGCAGCTAGAGTAGCTGCTGTCAAAGCGGTACAAAAGCAAATGCATCATCACGTCAACAATGAAAGTTTCCCAATACCTGTTATGTAA